The following nucleotide sequence is from Aedes aegypti strain LVP_AGWG chromosome 3, AaegL5.0 Primary Assembly, whole genome shotgun sequence.
TCCGTCATTTACCGAAAACAACAGAAACTTACAGCAGTTTCCTCCTTTTTCTCGTTCGCTCACAGATTGTCTTCACCTGCAGCTCTACCGCGACTCCAAAGATCGTTACAAAAATGGAACGACCAAGGCTTCCCTCTCGTTGCAGCACTTCCTGGGCGTCGAATCTGGTTTCACCCTGGACAAGGAATCCAACACGATAGCAATAATCTGTCAGGACGTGATAGTAGTGCTCGCTTTTGACACCAGAGAAAGACTGATACAGTGGCAGGTAAGAGATGAGTTACTCCTATGATTCTCCCATAGGTTGATCCCACTCTGAATCCTCGATATCTTACGTTTGTTCACAAACAGGTCAAGATATCCAACAACTTGGGTGACGACTTGCAATATCTGGTGCTGGTCTCGTCGGCGCCACCAAAGGCCAAACTGGCGACGGGACCAGCACGAATGCACATCCAGGATCATCGGTTTTGCCTGACGACGGGTGTTCCACCTCGGCTAACTGGCATGTGGAACATTCAACATCTAAGGTACAACAGATCTCGTACAGAGTCTCAGAAGTATGCTAATGGTTTTCAAATTTCCACAGGCGATACGGGGTAGTTGACAATCGATTTTGCTTTGAGGGTGGCTCGAGCTGTGGGAAGGGTGAAGGTCTGTACGTTTTCGTGACTGACCTTGGCGAAGAAATCACACACACGCTAAAACTTGCATCACAGGGTAAACTAGCTAGTAAGAAGCGTGCGGCCGCTAAAAAGTTAGCAGGTATTATTTCAATGTCAAATTGTCACATTATAAACATGATTTCAACATGCCGTTAATTTTGTTAAACAGCTCTGGACAGCCCACGCAAAGGTGCAGAATCACGCTGCACAAACTACAACGATGAGATCTGCACGGTTCATATCGAGAACTCGAACTGTGCTTGTCGAACGCCGTACTGGCCGTCGACGGAGTCCCGAGATCTGGACAGTAACTATGGTTGTGGAGATACGGCTTCAGTGTCTGAAGGGCACGACAGTATCAACGACATGGACTCATTCCCAAGGTAAGTTACTATCACATAACTCCGACATGTTTTGAGATATTCACTCCCGAAATCCTTAACCTAGGAGTACCGTGGCCAATTTGGAGCGCTGCATGAGTTGTATCTCGAAATTAGGAGCCCCATCAATGTCTCGAAGCTCGACGGTAACCGGAACCCCTGGAGCAGTGGCGCCAACTCCGGCGTGGCACACGATGACTGAACACAATAATCACATCAATCAATCTCACATTTCGAAAACACCAGCATTAGATAGAATGTCCCTTTGTTCCCATGGTAGCAGTAATAACTCGGAATATTCTATACCCAGACAAACCTGCGCTCCAAGTCAGCCAGGACCCGAGTCGTGGTACGAGAAGGTTCCGGCTACGCAATTTACCTGTATGCACAATCGTCCTACTTCACCGTGTCAATGTTGTCCTCCGGGTCGGCCTCCGAAACCCAAAGAAATCCCTCTACACATAACAGCTCCCCTCCATTCTGCCATGATGACCTGCAAGTCTCCCCATGCGAATAGTCACGTAGGACCTTATGAAAACTATGACATACCAAAAACCCCTGTTGCCATCGACGACAGTGAAAATACGTCGGAAAACTATGATACACCTAAGAAAATACAAGAGTACCTGTCCAAAGAGGCGATCAGCAGTGGTAAAAGCGACGTTGGTAGCTATGGCAACTACGATACGCCCCTTTCGTTGGGTAAGGCAGTCTGCGGCTGTTTAAATGGCAATGAAAATCAATCTGCAGCTAAAGTGGAGACGGAATTGGAAGGCCCACGAGTGGACTGTACCTGCAATCGAGTTATGTCATGGGCTGACAACTGGATCTCATTACCATTATGCAAACGAGGGAGTGGGATAGAGAATACGGGTATACAGATCAATAAGGTTAAACTTAGCGGTGAAGGTAAAATGCCAGTAGTAGACGCGAGTTCGGAGCATGCCATCTACGCAACGGTTGACATGACCAAGAAGATCCGACGGAGATTGGAAGGAGCATGTGAATGCGGTAATGAGAATGCCGTAAGTCTGAAAGATCGGAAACTGTCCTCAAATGAGAACTACGAAGATGTTGAAGTCCTTCCAGAAGAACAGAAAGCAAATTATGCCAATCTTGAGtttgaaaaatctcttgaaaattatgaaaactcAAAAGAAGTGCTTCAAAGAGCTGGTCTCGCCTTGCACGACTTTGAAGAAGAACAGAAAATTTGCCATAAATGTGGTCATCTAAGCGTAAAAACACCGGAACCCGACGCAATAAAAGTAGACCCTCCAGCAAATGATAAGCAAGAAAACTATATGATGATGGAACCTGcaaaaatcaaatccaaatttcCTGGTTACATACCCATGTCTCCAGCGGTCCCAATATCATCCACCGAAACGGATCCTCCACCAGCATCTCCCACTGCACCACCCCTCCCATTCAAATCGGATCTTCTGAAACAACGAATGAACAGAATAATCGGTGAAAAATCCGCAAGTAATCCAAGTCTTTGTGGTCCAGCAGTGGATAGAAGTCGCAAGCGAATAGATGATGAATCGCGTATTCCGGGAAGTGCCATGCTCAAAGCAACCACCAGTCCGTATACTCGCAAACAATTGTTAGATCATAGTGATCTACTTCCATGTGATAAGAGGTTGTCTCCAAGAAAACGATCCGCTTCCGCCGAATCATCCCGTTTCCTAGACGAAGCTGACGAAGCAGAAAGCCCTCTCAGTGGAACCGCTTCTCCCAGTACGGAAACTCTACGAAAGCCTTCAACACCAACTTGCAATATCGAAGTTCGACGATCATCCTCACCTTGTGTCCATCGAGAAGCGGAACCATGTTCCGAGCCAGCCTGTTGCGAAAAGTCTGCTCCCATCGAAACGGAAGATGAGATCTCCGCTTCCACCAATCCTAGTCAAAACTCTCAGTCTGTGTACATCCGACGATCCGAAAGTGTACCGTGCAAGGCACAGAACCGCGACAGTTCGAGCTCCAATGATTCGGGTGTTTCAACTGGATCTCTTCGACAACGGGGCACAGATTTCACGGAGTTTGAACTTCCTCTCACGACGGCCATGTCCGCACGCAGGCATCAGCGACACGTACTGCCTCAGCAGAACTGCGTTCATTCTTCGCTTCCACGGCGGTCGAAATCGTTTGATCCACTTCGAGAGTTATCATTCCAGTTCCAGAAGATTCGCGTCCCAGAGAAAAGCACATCCGCTGAGGCGGAGGTCCCAATCTGTCCACCAAAGACCAAAACGTACGGTAGTCCTGACATTATGGCTGCAACTACGGCTCCGTATATCGATTCCCGAAGCACCAGCAGTGGCACTTCCGACATGTCCGATTACATTGAAACGTTGTCGCTGTCCAGTCACAGCTCATCGGATGCGCCCGAAGGAATGAGGTGAGTTGGAATTCTTGTCTCCTAACACTTCCAATGCATTTTTACAATAAAACACATATTTCCCCAATCTCAGACACATCCGTCAGGCAACGTCGACGCTGCGACCCCGTTCCGGCAAAGAGTACCAAAACATAGACCGATCGATCCTGGCACTGACGCAGCCCGGTAGTGAATCGACGGCGCAGAAGCATCCGGGAACGCCGTCCCAACTGCGGGGACTGCTGTCCTGTTCGGCCAACTACGCCAACATTACGCCCGTTCCGGAAAATGCCGAATCACCTAGTCCAGGCTACCAGAGTGGTAGCTCCCCGCAGGAAGCACAGGGTCAACATTTCATGTTCaaggtaagtgatgcgattgtTGTCTACGTGAGCTCattttgataatattttgtcaaaacTAAATTGACCATTACAAAGtagatttgttttgaaacatgttacatcaaaattctaccacTTTGAGACTACTGCAGCCATTGACTGTTCTCTGACTACCAAGATGTTGAAAGCTTTCAACGTTTTTCTAGCTTACTCTGCATTTAAGAGTGTTGTAATGCTAATAGAGCAACAACATCAGGCAATTTTATGCCGTTTAGGTGCTCGATTGTAATGGTTCGTCATAGATACCAACGTTTGGATCACAATCAATTACTTCTATCAAGTTCATACATGTACCTCTCCAGTTACGACTTGGAAGGGGTCGGACAAAACGCCGTTGTGCCAAACTCTTGGCGGATCATGCCAATGAATTGATGGCGTACATTACAATTGGAAACGAACTTAGAACTGTTCAAACTTTTAAGCTGATTAGCCGCAATTCATGGTCCACTCGCCGTCTCCCCCGTAAATCAAGAAGGCTTCGTCTCCATTCACGGCCGATGCAATGTAGAACAGGAGGCTAGAGAGACCTGAAACTAAGCGGGGAATGTATACAATGCCAGGCCAACTCACGACGCAATAGACTCTCCGGCAATCTCAGGGCTTTTcacgaatacaaaaaaaaaacaaacacggGAACTCTCACTTTACTTGTGcatttattataaaaattcCCTTTTGTGGCGTGTGAGTGTTGTTCTGTATTGTGCAAGTATGTgtaaatttgtttaattttgccTACTTCTTATCATACCGGTACATACCGCTACCAATCCTGCTGTGCGGCCGGAACTCTCGCTGGAATGACGAAGCGGGCGGATGTACGGACGGATTCTCCGGTCGGTTGATGGGACAGCGGGCATTGTTGGACTAGGTGGATAATGTGTCTTCCCTCTTACGCGCAATCGGCCGACCGTGGCATGGCCACCTTAGATGGCCGAGAGGGGGATCTCCTTGACGATTAGGGCCGACGGCCCGAGATATGGGTCCTCTATGGAGAACAAGCTTCTTAACTTTTTGGCCCGTAAGCCCAATGCACATAGGTCcaaaagccatatctaggaagacaaaaatgattgcgcctagaTCGTTCATTTTAGATAGGGGGAttcggggcataatggacacattaAGCAAATACTTTTTTAAGGCCATACAATGACCTATTTTGCAATTAACTCCCGGCTAGTTTTTAAGTTTGAtattagtacgacgtgctacatttattcatggtaataaaaagcatatcatatgccagaaaagtgagatacaaaattaggtccgaaacaaggctggtaaaaaggcaaaatgaacacttgaataaatttaattattccaGAATAGTTAATGTCTGTCAGTCGTTCCGCTGTGTGAAAGGGCTCTCCCTCTATCATAAGAGCTAAAAAGAACCATTTAGGGTTctttattttgctcaaaaattagattctcccactgccttgcttatatgccaatttgaagcaGAGAAAAACTTGAAGTCAAATTTGgaaggacaattgaagcaaaatatacacttttttaccgtcaaacatttcaaaagcaatacagatttcatgcagtgtatgaacttttAATGAAGTATGCATACTCTCAGAGattgagggggtgtccatttcgccccgggtgttcattatgcccctaatccctctatatggtgtcttcagcatTTTTATATTCAGACATTTATTACCGTGATGTGAAATCAGGGTGGCcaacatggtttacgagatcagcacataaacttttttgctgacgcatttaggcctacacaatgttctgcaattttttagaacaaccgatttggagcaattttgccgaagaacccaaatgtctatctcttatggttcgcgagttatgatttgtttttaacaaaaatgttagGGCGGTACTGAAaaatctactaaacagctcgaagatttattatcaactgaaaaatcagtattttcttgataactttttatatgatattttctcgcaaaaactttattccgaacacttttagaacttttgattgcgcaagttttttcgaagaaactactattctatctcttatggttaccgagttatcagaaattttcttcgaaaaaatggttgttttcaaataccgatatctccgaaaggcgctaacagattttcaatcttttgtcgctattagaaagattatctcttGCCttatttatggtgaaaaaactgtgaggatgttttttgttcgaataaattgacaaaatttttaaaataatatgtttttaaacgaaaattgtccataacttgaaaaataatcgagatagctctttggtgccttcagcaaaaatgtgcaaaattgaaagttttgaaagtgtttcatacatatttatcataaaccgaattttatattgTAAAGAAAGCGACAAAAGAGATACTTGCTGGGACAACAGAGATAACTGTgtcaatttaaattgaatatatatatgtattgatataagatcgatcacagtaagcgaaATCTAAGGAGTTAGAGAAAGTTaattgctgaagcagttttaacagtGATTCATGGAACATTAATCTATAAACGAagtcttgttatttcacgcgACATAATTTTTTTCCAGCTAACCTATGACGCCACCAATTCTCGCATACACCTCACTGTATCCTTcttgagtaccgtaaaacggggtaactttgctagttttttcgaagaaaacttgaatatttatgcatgctgtttcaaagaattataatttatatttttaaaacaagtactggcatcctacctatcgattgctgttgatagattgccaaaagatttattttgaatggatatataatttttcatataatcgaaagtcggttttctgttttggggtaactttgataatggagtatgcatcgaacaaaattgaatgaattacgaacatttgtagggcattgcataggcgtttaacgttatatggaaatttctgacttagattacaaaaatggtcccagtttgtgaaaatgcttttcgctaagagatttgagaccgtattcaagttctatggtaactaggctgccaaatataagtggccaactattcagaagtacatcaaatagtgatcgtacaacagattgtttgtaatcgtttcaaaaatgctaaaattgtgtcaatttttaatattcgtgtaaAAGCCTTAAatggtctcgattcaaatgaaaacagctcttatatggagtgtcatactaatattcttcagttttgcattcgtttcgcttaaccgattaacagaaattatgatatttcgtttagtatgtggtgggttacccactatcaaagttacccgcattatcaaagataccccgtttacGGTACCTTCACTTACACGCCTTGCATCCAGTCGCCCGGAAAATTCGCGGTGACCTAAATATAGTTGATGCAGCAGATGAGCGTATATTGCGGGATCTGCTTTGAGCATCTCGGCTGATATGCGATCGACCCCAGGGGCTTTGTTAGATTACATACTTTGAATCCTGCAGTGATGGAGCTTCGGTGTTGACGCGACTAATACGCTGAACCCAAGGCGGATCATACGGATGAGGTGTTGGTTGCCGGTTTGGTACTTGAAAAACTTGTTCGAAGTGCTCAAACCAGTGATTTAGCTATGCAGTCGTGTCTTTCACGGGACTCGTCGAATTCATCTCTGCCCCGCTAAGGCGTCGTGAGATATCGTGGAGGAGACGAATGTCACCGGTTGCTGCGGCTTTCTCATCTTCTTTCTTCATCTTCTTTTATGGGCATCGTGGCCGTGCgtttagcggcgtcagtcgtttaggcgtattgtgtgcgacgaagcgtgggttcgattcccgctccagtcggtgaaaacttttcgtcaaatggaaaattcatcactgggctactgggtgtttcgtgttgtccgttgcctaatgttcgtgattgttcagtctgtgcagcctttggctgaagacggtgtaaattgtctttttcttCAGCAAAGGAGTCCGCCCACGCTTGTTTGTCTCATCTACCTGAGCGCTTTACTTCCCTTTCGAGAACCGTGTATAGTTGATCCAGGGGCCCAGagagccgtagcggtaaacgcgcagctattcagcaagaccaagctgagggtagtgggttcgaatcccactggtcgaggatcttttcgtaaagaaaattttctcgacttcccagggcataaattatcttcgtacatgccacacgatatacacatacaaaaatggtcatttggcacagaaagctctcagttaataactgtggaagtgttcataggaacactaagctgagagcaagctctgtctcagttgggacgtaacgccagaaagaagaagaagaagtaaagtTGACGGGTAAGTGCCTTGGCTCCTCTGGTTTTCGCCTGCTCCGGCTTTGGCTTCTCTCCGCTCCCCTATCTTCTTCCATGTTTCATCGGTGATCCACTGTTTTCTCCAAGTGCGTAGCTCACCCCGATTATTTTCGCTGGTCGTGATGAAGGCATTCTTGATGGCAGTCCATTGCTCTTCTACGCTTCCACCTTTCGAAATATTTGGAGCACGAGTCTCCAGTTCTTCGACGAAGGACCTTTTAACTGTGTCAGTTGGTGTGTGTTAAATCGACGTCCGACTCTTTCCTCCTGTCGAATAATCCGCGCAATGCCTAGAGGTTCATTGCCTGAAATCTCTTTATGGATCGTTGGTGCGCTCGAGTCTGGAATATTGTTCTCCCGTTTGGAATCCATATTATAACAATGGCGTTAAAATAGTTGAATCGGTCCAATGACGGTTTCTTCGATTCGCCTTACGCAAACTTCCTTGGAGTAACCCGTTCCGTCTGCCAAGTTATGAGGATCGTTGCCGGCTGATTGGTGTGGAGCTGCTTCGAGTTCTTAGGGATACGTCAAGAGCTCTCCTGGTTGCTGACATCTTGCAAGGCCGAATAGACTGGAGCTATATACTACAGCAGATCAATATAAACGTACAACCGCGAGCCCTGCGTAAGAGTGTTATGATGAGAATGCCGCTTCATCGAACTAATTATGGTTCGAACGGTGCGATTGGTGGAATACAGCACGTTTTCAACCGAGTTTCTGCATCATTCGATTTTCACCTACCTCGGTCAACTTTGCGTCGGCGCTTTGTGTCACATTTCGCAGAACAGTATACTtaagttttaaaatgtttttaattttaattttaattttagtcCATTCTATTATTAGGGCTTTTGAAGTCGGTTGATATTgactttttaaataaataaactcgATGGAAGGCACCTCGCCGATGGTGATGGTCGGATGCGATTTCAGCGCTACGTTTATTGCGCACATCCAGAAGGCTCCGTTTCCGCTTTCGGCTAAACAGATGAGGTCAATTTGATTGTCAGTAAAGCCGATCTTCGCATTGAAGTCGCCCATGTAAATGTTGATATCACCCTTCGGAGTTTTACCCACGACAGCATTGAGTTGACCGTAAAAGTTCTCTACGTTCTTTACTCGGCAGCATCGGTTGGCGCATAACATTGGACTATGGTAAGGGTTAGAACCCGTGTTCTAAATCTGGCgacgattattctctcatttatAGACTCCCACTTCATAAGCGCAGCGTAAGATTGGGCGCTAAGCAGAAAACTAACTCCACGGAGCCGAGGTGCGTGTTCACCTCGCAGGCCAAAATAAAGCAGAATCTGTCCCGATGGTACTCtgtgttcttcaaagtttgACCAACAGACTTTGCTCAGTCCTCGAATCTCGAGCTTTATGCAACGCGTCTCGTTGGCGAGTTGTGCCAGTTTACCCTGCTGGACTAGGGTTAGTACGTTCCATGTTCCAATTCATGTCCGTTGTTTCGCGCTTAAAATTGTTGCTGCTGAATCAGTTCGTAATCTTTCGTAATCGTGGTAGAAACTTGTGAGGACTCcatcgactcaccattttgcagccgATTGAGttcgataatgcacccgatatatTTACCCAGCATTGCATATAAAGCTTTGTAGCCTTAATCGACCTTATCAGCTTCGGAGTAATTCGTGTGCGTCCATAATCTTAAATAGCTCTTCAAGATCGATAGTATGGTGTGCGGCCTTAAAATTGACGAAAAACATAACACGTAACACTATTGGATTGGATTAGCTATCGAATACCCATTCACAAAGCCTGCTTGAAAACCCCCCTTTAGTCTACTTCCAAAGCTTTTAATAGCATTTTTAACCAAACTAAACGTGGGAGTCAACACATTGCTCTCGTCCGCCGTACAACATAACTATGACCTGGTTTTCTGCCTCTAAACCATTAAATT
It contains:
- the LOC5578483 gene encoding uncharacterized protein LOC5578483, with protein sequence MVDISSIIEGSVKFRDGKKWKSRWCVMRKLSPVADCLHLQLYRDSKDRYKNGTTKASLSLQHFLGVESGFTLDKESNTIAIICQDVIVVLAFDTRERLIQWQVKISNNLGDDLQYLVLVSSAPPKAKLATGPARMHIQDHRFCLTTGVPPRLTGMWNIQHLRRYGVVDNRFCFEGGSSCGKGEGLYVFVTDLGEEITHTLKLASQGKLASKKRAAAKKLAALDSPRKGAESRCTNYNDEICTVHIENSNCACRTPYWPSTESRDLDSNYGCGDTASVSEGHDSINDMDSFPRSTVANLERCMSCISKLGAPSMSRSSTVTGTPGAVAPTPAWHTMTEHNNHINQSHISKTPALDRMSLCSHGSSNNSEYSIPRQTCAPSQPGPESWYEKVPATQFTCMHNRPTSPCQCCPPGRPPKPKEIPLHITAPLHSAMMTCKSPHANSHVGPYENYDIPKTPVAIDDSENTSENYDTPKKIQEYLSKEAISSGKSDVGSYGNYDTPLSLGKAVCGCLNGNENQSAAKVETELEGPRVDCTCNRVMSWADNWISLPLCKRGSGIENTGIQINKVKLSGEGKMPVVDASSEHAIYATVDMTKKIRRRLEGACECGNENAVSLKDRKLSSNENYEDVEVLPEEQKANYANLEFEKSLENYENSKEVLQRAGLALHDFEEEQKICHKCGHLSVKTPEPDAIKVDPPANDKQENYMMMEPAKIKSKFPGYIPMSPAVPISSTETDPPPASPTAPPLPFKSDLLKQRMNRIIGEKSASNPSLCGPAVDRSRKRIDDESRIPGSAMLKATTSPYTRKQLLDHSDLLPCDKRLSPRKRSASAESSRFLDEADEAESPLSGTASPSTETLRKPSTPTCNIEVRRSSSPCVHREAEPCSEPACCEKSAPIETEDEISASTNPSQNSQSVYIRRSESVPCKAQNRDSSSSNDSGVSTGSLRQRGTDFTEFELPLTTAMSARRHQRHVLPQQNCVHSSLPRRSKSFDPLRELSFQFQKIRVPEKSTSAEAEVPICPPKTKTYGSPDIMAATTAPYIDSRSTSSGTSDMSDYIETLSLSSHSSSDAPEGMRHIRQATSTLRPRSGKEYQNIDRSILALTQPGSESTAQKHPGTPSQLRGLLSCSANYANITPVPENAESPSPGYQSGSSPQEAQGQHFMFKNSS